In a genomic window of Occallatibacter riparius:
- a CDS encoding MGMT family protein produces the protein MKRAASKSAASAPKKRSPNASPSSAPVMDQLFFERSKRQLLRDALRPNEQRDLAFRRMVLSIPAGKVSTYGAVAAAAGYPRYHRAVARLLRTDPPDSLPWHRVLGAGGEIKLRGAAAHEQRARLKLEGVEFLSRRIDARVDMGRFEHELKPWEVYAAERAS, from the coding sequence GTGAAGCGCGCCGCATCCAAATCTGCCGCTAGCGCGCCGAAGAAACGCTCACCCAATGCTTCGCCTTCCAGCGCGCCAGTCATGGACCAGCTCTTCTTCGAGCGCAGCAAGCGCCAGCTCCTCCGCGACGCCCTTCGCCCCAACGAGCAGCGCGACCTTGCGTTCCGCCGGATGGTCCTCTCCATCCCCGCAGGCAAGGTCAGCACCTATGGTGCAGTCGCCGCAGCAGCCGGATACCCGCGCTATCATCGCGCCGTGGCCCGCCTGTTGCGCACCGACCCGCCCGATTCGCTGCCCTGGCATCGTGTCCTCGGCGCAGGCGGCGAAATCAAGCTCCGCGGAGCCGCCGCGCACGAACAGCGCGCTCGCCTAAAACTCGAAGGCGTCGAGTTCCTCTCCCGCCGCATCGACGCCCGCGTGGACATGGGCCGCTTCGAACACGAACTCAAGCCGTGGGAAGTCTACGCCGCAGAACGCGCGTCGTAG
- a CDS encoding serine/threonine-protein kinase, translating into MVGATSVLEAGDQIDSYRIDEVLSRTRSSSVFRATDLRDGRIVALKLPDPEMETDPFLLERFRRAAEIGEKLGHHGVMRVFSEVERTRVYMVMEWCEGKTLRQRMDAGRIPPDRAMRIAISVLEGLQYLHDNGVVHRALTPECIMVADNDVIKLIDFGRASDALSRRLTYTNLADELGSVDYVSPEQVAGRRCDGRADIFSMGVILYEMLTGKLPFEGSSPAELMKSRLTDPPIPPSVAMPSISPHLQEVLYRALEKEPRNRYARAHDFTYDLLHLDQVGIEKRVELSKWNTKGAHRLRKVLLLVILLLLPVAILGLMVLMSLAR; encoded by the coding sequence ATGGTTGGAGCAACAAGCGTACTGGAAGCCGGCGATCAAATCGATTCCTATCGAATCGATGAGGTGCTGTCTCGAACCAGATCTTCAAGCGTGTTTCGCGCAACCGATCTGCGCGACGGACGAATTGTCGCATTAAAGCTTCCCGACCCCGAAATGGAAACCGATCCGTTTCTCCTCGAACGCTTTCGACGCGCGGCGGAAATCGGAGAGAAACTAGGGCACCATGGGGTGATGCGCGTTTTCAGCGAGGTGGAGCGCACGCGCGTTTACATGGTGATGGAATGGTGCGAGGGAAAGACCCTGCGGCAACGGATGGACGCAGGCAGAATTCCTCCTGATCGTGCAATGCGCATCGCCATCTCAGTGTTGGAAGGATTGCAGTATCTCCACGACAACGGAGTCGTGCACAGGGCACTCACCCCTGAGTGCATCATGGTGGCCGATAACGATGTGATCAAACTCATCGATTTCGGCCGAGCCTCAGACGCGTTATCCCGGCGGCTGACCTATACCAATCTCGCGGACGAGTTGGGCAGCGTCGACTACGTGTCTCCGGAACAGGTCGCCGGGCGCAGGTGCGACGGCCGAGCAGACATTTTTTCGATGGGTGTGATTCTGTACGAGATGCTTACCGGCAAGCTCCCATTCGAGGGCTCCTCGCCCGCGGAATTGATGAAATCACGCCTCACCGATCCCCCTATTCCGCCGAGCGTAGCCATGCCATCCATTTCACCGCACCTTCAGGAAGTTCTATACCGGGCCTTGGAGAAAGAACCGCGGAATCGATACGCACGTGCGCATGATTTTACCTACGATTTACTGCACCTCGACCAGGTCGGAATTGAGAAACGTGTTGAGCTAAGCAAATGGAACACGAAGGGCGCTCACAGGCTGCGCAAAGTCCTTCTTCTCGTTATCCTGTTGCTTCTGCCCGTGGCGATTTTGGGCCTCATGGTGCTGATGTCGCTCGCCAGGTGA
- a CDS encoding cation:proton antiporter: MPADLQLALLIAILLPASKIIASLCTRLGIPPIIGELMVGVAAGPACLNMLHMRLFSGTPATDAFLLLAQIGGFVLMFIAGLETDIERMREAGPTAFLVALLGVVWPFFLGAGTAHLFGMSWNNAWFLGGALTATSVSISARTLMDAGKMTSPEASVILGAAVIDDVMGLFVLAFLAAACNAKSSAAFGLAPQVSSWIQTTFPVAGAHPLVVEIALILLSVTSFFVVGYGAAKKVIDPLIRLFRKIDATEAVTSCVLALMLLYAVSAEWLGSIAGITGAYLLGYVCAEAKLKTLVERTFSAIGHGLLVPLFFISIGLSSNFRALGGHWLLFGSVFVVAVITKVVGCGTAALSMGMGSVQSLRVGCGMISRGEVGLIVTAMAAGTGIFNESEVAVMVGVVLLTTLVTPLIMRGAFAIHCPEDLDDSHLVTALDGRLISSELSMAEVESQR; this comes from the coding sequence ATGCCCGCAGATCTGCAACTGGCGCTATTGATCGCCATTCTTCTTCCGGCCAGCAAAATCATCGCGTCGCTCTGCACACGACTCGGAATCCCTCCGATTATCGGGGAATTGATGGTGGGTGTGGCGGCCGGACCCGCCTGCCTGAACATGTTGCACATGCGGTTATTCAGCGGGACTCCCGCAACCGACGCATTCCTGCTGCTGGCGCAGATTGGCGGCTTCGTCCTGATGTTTATCGCAGGATTGGAAACCGACATAGAGCGCATGCGCGAAGCCGGCCCAACCGCATTTCTGGTGGCCCTGCTCGGGGTCGTTTGGCCGTTCTTTCTCGGAGCCGGAACGGCACATCTCTTCGGCATGAGCTGGAACAACGCCTGGTTCCTGGGAGGCGCCCTGACGGCAACCAGCGTCTCAATCTCTGCCCGCACCTTGATGGATGCCGGTAAGATGACCTCGCCCGAAGCCTCGGTCATACTTGGCGCAGCAGTCATAGATGATGTGATGGGTCTGTTCGTCCTGGCTTTTTTGGCGGCAGCATGTAACGCCAAAAGCTCCGCTGCATTTGGACTTGCGCCACAGGTTAGTTCATGGATTCAGACGACGTTCCCAGTCGCCGGAGCTCACCCGCTCGTGGTCGAGATCGCCCTGATCCTCCTCAGTGTCACGTCGTTTTTTGTGGTCGGCTACGGCGCAGCCAAAAAGGTCATCGATCCCCTCATCAGACTATTTCGCAAGATCGACGCCACCGAGGCTGTGACAAGCTGCGTCCTCGCGTTGATGCTTCTGTACGCAGTCAGCGCGGAGTGGCTGGGCAGCATAGCTGGGATCACCGGGGCTTATCTGCTGGGTTATGTGTGCGCCGAGGCAAAGCTAAAGACGCTTGTCGAGCGCACATTCTCTGCCATCGGCCACGGTCTCCTCGTGCCCCTGTTCTTCATATCGATCGGGTTATCCAGCAACTTCAGAGCGCTTGGAGGACACTGGCTATTATTCGGGTCTGTATTTGTGGTGGCGGTGATCACCAAGGTCGTCGGCTGTGGCACAGCGGCGCTGAGCATGGGAATGGGCTCGGTGCAGAGCCTTCGGGTCGGCTGCGGAATGATATCCAGGGGTGAAGTGGGACTGATTGTCACGGCAATGGCCGCAGGCACCGGCATCTTCAATGAGTCGGAGGTGGCCGTGATGGTTGGGGTAGTGCTGCTCACCACCCTTGTCACGCCGCTCATTATGCGAGGCGCCTTCGCCATCCATTGCCCAGAGGATCTCGACGATTCACACCTCGTAACTGCACTCGATGGGCGGCTCATCTCATCCGAGTTGTCCATGGCTGAGGTCGAGTCCCAAAGATGA
- a CDS encoding ATP-grasp domain-containing protein: MKKIGVLFGMENSFPGALVEHINARNLDGIQAEFVQTGAAHMDKPAPYAVIVDRISHDIPFYRAYLKHAALNGTLIINNPFWWSADDKFFNYSLAQKLGVAVPPTVILPHKKHPEGTTDRSMRNLEYPLDWDSVFAYVGEHGFMKPVDGGGWRDVHHIHNRDEFFHAFDQSRDLCMMYQKAVDFQEYFRCYVVGQKKVHIMPYDPRQPHHERYVKSPPAYDKKLLKRVEQDALKLCQALGYDLNTVEFAVENGIPYAIDFMNPAPDADLHSVGQANFEWIIREVADLAIAKAKQAPQHLDLIWSSFLKMQPEPKKKAPTKKSAAKKPNTAKAKKNAEIVIPAAEAAVEV; encoded by the coding sequence ATGAAGAAGATCGGCGTTCTGTTCGGCATGGAAAACAGCTTTCCCGGCGCACTCGTGGAGCACATCAACGCGCGCAACCTCGACGGCATTCAGGCCGAATTCGTCCAGACCGGCGCAGCGCACATGGACAAGCCCGCTCCCTACGCCGTCATTGTCGACCGCATCTCCCACGACATCCCCTTCTACCGCGCCTACTTGAAGCACGCAGCACTTAACGGCACCCTCATCATCAACAACCCGTTCTGGTGGTCGGCAGACGACAAGTTCTTCAACTACTCGCTCGCGCAGAAGCTCGGAGTCGCCGTTCCACCCACGGTCATCCTGCCGCACAAGAAGCACCCCGAAGGCACGACCGACCGCTCCATGCGCAACCTCGAGTACCCGCTCGATTGGGACTCCGTCTTTGCCTACGTAGGCGAGCATGGATTCATGAAGCCCGTCGATGGCGGCGGCTGGCGCGATGTGCACCACATCCACAATCGCGACGAGTTCTTCCACGCCTTCGATCAGTCGCGCGATCTCTGCATGATGTACCAGAAGGCCGTCGATTTTCAGGAGTACTTCCGCTGCTACGTCGTCGGCCAGAAGAAGGTCCACATCATGCCGTATGACCCGCGGCAGCCTCACCACGAGCGCTACGTCAAGAGCCCGCCCGCGTATGACAAGAAGCTCCTTAAGCGCGTCGAGCAGGATGCCCTCAAGCTCTGCCAGGCCCTCGGCTACGACCTCAATACCGTCGAGTTCGCCGTCGAAAACGGAATCCCCTACGCCATCGACTTCATGAACCCCGCGCCCGACGCCGATCTCCATTCCGTCGGCCAGGCCAACTTCGAATGGATCATCCGCGAAGTCGCCGACCTGGCCATCGCCAAAGCCAAACAGGCCCCGCAGCACCTCGATCTCATTTGGTCCTCGTTCCTGAAGATGCAGCCGGAGCCAAAGAAGAAGGCACCGACGAAGAAGTCCGCCGCGAAGAAACCCAACACAGCGAAAGCGAAGAAAAACGCAGAGATTGTTATTCCCGCTGCAGAAGCTGCCGTGGAAGTGTGA
- a CDS encoding carboxypeptidase regulatory-like domain-containing protein codes for MYRLLAVVCLCASIAASAESPAFVRTSPRELAPPQVVKDLPVRKVVLYKNGVGYFEHSGSVTGNQRVFIDFTSPQLNDVLQSLTVLDEGGGRIAGVNYNSTTPLAEQLKTLALGMTDDPTSTELFQALRGQRVEVTGASGGPIIGRLMSIESRTEKKGDDDTTVEKFFLTVVAASGAVRVIELTPTLSVRPLDANLQGQLDRYLELLSTARSTGLRHLTLNALGQGQRQLRVSYISEVPVWKSTYRIVFPHTGANTDAIVQGWAVVDNTVGADWDNVQLSLVAGSPQSFIQPLSQPLYMRRQQVAIATGVETSPQTHEAAIGFGQAGISGTVTDQSGAVIANAAVTITALGGNTVAKARTSADGSFSVSSLPPGTYNVNVMAPGFQQYLQNKVRVGNAMAANVNATLQVGSETQTVTVEAEAPPPMPMAAPASAIGGLAMNGRNMASLGGIGTGTGYVGGVYRASDAMNEGDVATNAFDDFFQYSLTQPVTIHKNESAMVPILQQDLPAEHVTLWNPRQRSPLRAVWLENKSKLTLDAGSFSIFESGEFAGQGLLDPIHPGEKRLLSYANDQAVRVGISDRANYRVIHHLSIRKGSIVETWIEVQGATYTANNDGDEERVVLIEHPRHAGADGWKLDGNLKAAETTPTLYRLRLVVPAHSSAKLEVHERGPQYTIANLHQQPEQRDFVLELIKQVPDAKEQLQPVLDAQDALAEINEKIADAKKAEETAAADEARYRENVTALKGNDVAKRFVDELNHAEDQLQATRKLIASLEIQRAAATDKLDKVISALSYDWNEGTTK; via the coding sequence GTGTACCGCTTGCTCGCCGTCGTGTGCCTTTGCGCCTCCATCGCAGCCTCCGCCGAATCGCCCGCCTTCGTCCGCACGTCACCCAGAGAGTTGGCCCCACCGCAGGTGGTCAAAGATCTGCCAGTTCGCAAAGTCGTTCTCTACAAAAACGGCGTCGGCTATTTCGAACACTCCGGCTCCGTCACTGGCAATCAGCGCGTCTTCATCGACTTCACCTCGCCGCAACTTAACGATGTCTTGCAATCGCTCACTGTGCTCGATGAGGGTGGCGGCCGCATCGCCGGCGTGAATTACAATTCCACCACCCCGCTGGCCGAGCAGCTCAAGACGCTCGCCCTCGGCATGACCGACGACCCCACATCCACCGAGCTCTTTCAAGCCCTGCGTGGCCAGCGCGTCGAAGTCACCGGAGCATCCGGCGGCCCTATCATCGGCCGCCTCATGTCCATCGAGTCGCGCACCGAAAAGAAAGGCGACGACGACACAACGGTTGAAAAGTTCTTCCTCACCGTCGTCGCCGCATCTGGAGCCGTGCGCGTCATCGAGCTCACGCCCACGCTTAGCGTGCGCCCGCTCGATGCGAATCTTCAGGGCCAGCTCGACCGCTATCTCGAACTGCTATCGACGGCTCGCTCCACCGGCCTGCGTCATCTCACACTCAACGCCCTCGGCCAGGGACAGCGCCAGCTCCGCGTCAGCTACATCAGCGAAGTGCCGGTCTGGAAATCCACCTACCGCATTGTCTTCCCGCACACCGGCGCCAACACAGATGCGATCGTCCAGGGTTGGGCCGTGGTCGACAACACAGTCGGCGCCGACTGGGACAACGTGCAGCTCTCTCTCGTCGCCGGATCGCCTCAAAGCTTCATCCAGCCGCTCTCGCAGCCGCTCTACATGCGCCGTCAGCAGGTTGCCATCGCCACCGGTGTTGAAACAAGTCCGCAGACCCACGAAGCCGCCATCGGCTTTGGCCAGGCAGGCATCTCCGGCACCGTCACGGATCAGTCCGGCGCGGTCATTGCCAATGCCGCCGTCACCATCACTGCCCTTGGCGGCAACACCGTCGCCAAGGCGCGCACCTCGGCCGACGGCAGCTTCAGCGTTTCGTCTCTTCCGCCCGGCACCTACAACGTCAATGTCATGGCGCCCGGATTCCAGCAGTACCTGCAAAACAAGGTCCGCGTCGGCAACGCGATGGCGGCCAACGTCAACGCGACTCTCCAGGTCGGATCGGAAACCCAGACTGTCACCGTTGAAGCCGAAGCTCCGCCGCCCATGCCCATGGCTGCTCCTGCTTCCGCCATCGGCGGCCTCGCCATGAACGGTCGAAACATGGCCTCCTTGGGCGGCATCGGCACGGGCACCGGTTACGTCGGCGGCGTTTATCGCGCTTCAGATGCGATGAACGAGGGCGACGTTGCCACCAACGCCTTCGACGATTTCTTTCAGTACTCCCTCACGCAGCCCGTCACCATCCACAAAAACGAGTCGGCGATGGTGCCGATCCTTCAGCAAGATCTGCCCGCTGAACACGTCACCCTCTGGAATCCCAGGCAGCGCTCTCCTCTGCGCGCCGTCTGGCTCGAAAACAAATCGAAGCTGACGCTCGATGCCGGCAGCTTCTCCATCTTCGAGAGCGGCGAATTCGCCGGCCAGGGCCTGCTCGATCCCATCCATCCGGGTGAGAAGCGCCTGCTCTCCTACGCCAATGACCAGGCCGTGAGAGTCGGCATCTCCGACCGCGCCAACTACCGTGTTATCCATCACCTCTCCATCCGAAAAGGTTCGATTGTTGAGACATGGATAGAGGTTCAGGGCGCTACCTACACCGCCAACAACGACGGCGATGAAGAACGCGTGGTGCTCATTGAGCATCCGCGCCACGCGGGCGCGGATGGCTGGAAGCTCGATGGCAACCTAAAGGCGGCGGAGACTACGCCCACGCTCTACCGCCTCCGCCTCGTCGTTCCAGCGCACAGTTCGGCCAAGCTCGAGGTGCACGAACGCGGCCCCCAGTACACCATCGCCAATTTGCATCAGCAGCCCGAGCAGCGCGATTTTGTGCTGGAGCTCATCAAGCAGGTTCCGGATGCGAAAGAACAGTTGCAGCCAGTGCTCGACGCGCAGGACGCACTCGCCGAGATCAACGAAAAGATCGCCGACGCCAAAAAGGCTGAGGAGACCGCAGCGGCCGACGAAGCCCGCTACCGCGAAAACGTCACCGCTCTCAAAGGCAATGACGTCGCAAAGCGCTTTGTCGACGAGCTGAACCACGCCGAAGACCAGCTCCAGGCCACGCGCAAGCTGATCGCCAGCCTCGAAATCCAGCGAGCTGCCGCAACCGACAAGCTCGACAAGGTCATCTCCGCCCTCAGCTACGACTGGAACGAAGGCACAACGAAATAG
- a CDS encoding tyrosine-type recombinase/integrase has product MDLSGRGFDWTIVSMRLPAGQTWGDMASKRVVWHVVKQYAKTVGLAQVAPHDLRRSCATLYHPCGGELEHIRFLRGHASFQTTE; this is encoded by the coding sequence ATGGATCTCAGCGGCAGGGGTTTCGACTGGACGATTGTTTCGATGCGTCTGCCGGCAGGACAAACCTGGGGTGATATGGCTTCGAAACGAGTTGTGTGGCACGTCGTAAAGCAGTATGCGAAGACAGTGGGTCTCGCTCAGGTGGCGCCTCACGATCTGAGGCGCTCTTGCGCCACACTCTACCACCCGTGCGGCGGAGAACTGGAGCACATCCGATTCTTACGCGGACATGCTTCCTTTCAGACGACTGAATGA
- a CDS encoding DinB family protein yields MPALNPYATFLDGRPVLDILSETPRLIRSLLESIGPGKSYEAPAPGKWSPGEVVAHLADCELVFGFRLRQTLAEDSPTIQPFDQDKWAATYKGIEPAEACAAFSAFRKWNLIMLESALPAAANRTVTHPERGTMTFQTIVETMAGHDLNHLGQLQRIAGQ; encoded by the coding sequence ATGCCCGCACTCAATCCCTACGCCACCTTCCTCGACGGCCGCCCCGTCCTCGATATCCTCAGCGAAACTCCGCGCCTCATCCGGTCGCTGCTTGAGAGCATCGGCCCCGGCAAATCCTACGAAGCTCCCGCGCCCGGCAAGTGGAGCCCCGGAGAGGTTGTTGCGCACCTTGCCGACTGTGAGCTCGTCTTCGGCTTCCGCCTGCGCCAGACGCTCGCGGAAGACTCGCCCACTATCCAGCCGTTCGACCAGGACAAATGGGCAGCGACCTACAAAGGCATCGAACCCGCCGAGGCCTGCGCCGCCTTCTCCGCCTTCCGCAAGTGGAACCTCATCATGCTTGAAAGCGCGCTGCCCGCCGCGGCCAACCGCACCGTCACCCATCCCGAGCGCGGAACCATGACCTTCCAGACAATCGTGGAAACCATGGCCGGCCACGATCTCAACCACCTCGGCCAGCTCCAGCGCATCGCCGGCCAGTAG
- a CDS encoding ammonium transporter, translated as MNFTWTLICGFLVMFMQAGFAMVEAGLCRVKNSNHTYMMNFFVYGCGLLAYWLIGFAIQMGGSAGNGNLGGLQPLNSEHTLALFGTTWGIFGQTGMFLSGRAYDVGVMVIFLFQMVFMDTALTIVTGACAERWKFLTFAVSSVLMGAFTYPLFANWAWGGGWLAQLGTNLGLGKGYSDFAGSGVVHAVGGVTALAVALIVGPRIGKFNRDGSSNVILGHDISAVLIGCFILAFGWFGFNPGSTLGASGAGCLRIGSVAVNTMLAGCTGTFGAILYMWILKGKPDASMSGNGLLAGLVAITAPSGFVNPICSGIIGLIAGVLVCISVAFVENKLKVDDPVGAISVHGAGGIWGVISVGLFADGTSNYGGAWNGVSGSVTGLFYGDASQLVAQLVGVATLVGFVFSFSYALNWVLDALMGQRVSAESELAGLDLPEMGQLGYPEFVFVPEPEYLSATPKMAVA; from the coding sequence ATCAACTTCACCTGGACTCTGATCTGCGGCTTCCTTGTCATGTTCATGCAGGCCGGGTTCGCGATGGTGGAAGCGGGTCTTTGCCGCGTCAAAAACTCCAACCATACGTACATGATGAACTTCTTCGTGTACGGGTGCGGCCTGCTTGCCTACTGGCTGATAGGGTTCGCGATCCAGATGGGCGGTTCCGCCGGAAACGGAAATCTGGGTGGGCTGCAGCCGCTGAACAGCGAGCATACCCTGGCGCTCTTCGGCACGACATGGGGCATCTTCGGACAGACGGGTATGTTCCTCTCCGGTCGCGCTTACGACGTAGGCGTGATGGTGATCTTCCTGTTCCAGATGGTGTTCATGGATACGGCTCTCACCATCGTTACAGGCGCGTGCGCGGAGCGGTGGAAGTTCCTCACCTTCGCTGTTTCGTCCGTACTGATGGGCGCATTCACTTATCCGCTGTTTGCAAATTGGGCATGGGGCGGCGGCTGGCTTGCTCAGCTGGGCACAAACTTGGGGCTCGGCAAGGGCTACAGCGACTTCGCCGGCTCGGGCGTTGTCCACGCAGTAGGCGGTGTGACTGCACTGGCAGTGGCTTTGATCGTTGGCCCTCGAATCGGCAAATTCAACCGCGACGGGTCGAGCAACGTGATTCTTGGCCACGACATCTCCGCGGTTCTGATCGGGTGCTTCATCCTGGCGTTCGGCTGGTTCGGCTTCAATCCTGGCAGCACGTTGGGAGCCTCTGGCGCAGGATGCCTTCGGATCGGTTCGGTCGCAGTAAACACAATGCTGGCCGGTTGCACCGGAACCTTCGGAGCCATCCTCTACATGTGGATTCTGAAGGGTAAGCCCGATGCTTCAATGAGCGGCAACGGCCTGCTCGCAGGGTTAGTCGCGATTACTGCGCCAAGCGGCTTCGTCAATCCGATCTGCAGCGGCATCATCGGACTGATTGCCGGTGTTCTGGTCTGCATCAGTGTTGCGTTTGTCGAAAACAAGCTGAAGGTCGATGATCCTGTCGGCGCGATTTCGGTGCACGGTGCCGGCGGCATCTGGGGCGTCATCTCGGTCGGCTTATTCGCAGACGGCACCAGTAACTATGGTGGCGCATGGAATGGCGTCAGCGGCTCGGTGACCGGTTTGTTCTACGGCGATGCAAGCCAGCTCGTCGCGCAGTTGGTCGGTGTTGCGACGCTGGTCGGGTTCGTATTCAGCTTCAGCTATGCACTGAACTGGGTGCTGGATGCTCTGATGGGTCAGCGCGTATCTGCCGAAAGTGAACTTGCCGGACTCGACCTCCCAGAGATGGGGCAGCTCGGATATCCGGAGTTCGTCTTCGTCCCTGAGCCCGAGTACCTGTCCGCCACTCCCAAGATGGCCGTGGCCTAG